The genomic window CATTGATGACCTGGACCTCACCTTGGCTAAAGTGGAAAAGGAGAAACATGCCACTGAAAATAAGGTTTGAGATTGAGTTGGTTTAACATTAGATTTATtcctgttttagttttttatagAAAGTTAATTGAGCTAATTTGGAAAAATCACACAGGTCAAGAACCTGACTGAGGAAATGGCAGGACAGGATGAGAGCCTTGCCAAGCTTACAAAGGAGAAGAAAGCCCTCCAAGAGGCACATCAGCAGACTTTAGATGATCTCCAGACAGAAGAGGACAAAGTCAACACCCTGACCAAAGCTAAGACAAAGCTTGAGCAACAAGTTGATGATGTGAGTTATTATAAAAACATGCTTCTTATTTAATAAATTCCATATGTACATTTCCTTTTTTCATTAAATCATTTGCCATGTTGTTGACCCATAGCTTGAAGGTTCCCTTGAACAAGAGAAGAAGCTCCGCATGGACCTTGAGAGAGCCAAGAGAAAACTTCAAGGGGACCTGAAACTGGCCCAAGAATCCATCATGGACCTGGAGAATGACAAGCAGCAATCAGATGAGAAACTGAAAAAGTGggaatctaaaaaaataaatcaaaaaaccATGACTCAAGAAATGTGACAACATTATAACTTATCTTGACATATTGCAAACATGTTTTTGCTTAATTTCAACAGGAAAGACTTTGAAACAAGCCAGCTGCTCAGCAAGATTGAAGATGAACAATCTCTGGGAGCTCAACTCCAGAAGAAGATCAAGGAGCTTCAGGTATATAATTGTACTGTTTTACAACATTGTTAAAAATGGTAAAATCTATAAAGTTTCACTAATTGCCACTGTAGGCTCGCATTGAGGAACTGGAGGAAGAGATTGAGGCTGAGCGTGCTGCTCGTGCAAAGGTGGAGAAGCAGAGATCTGATCTTTCCAGGGAACTTGAGGAGATcagtgagaggcttgaggagGCTGGTGGAGCAACTGCTGCTCAGATTGAGATGAATAAGAAGCGTGAGGCTGAATTCCAGAAGCTGCGCCGTGATCTTGAAGAGGCCACCCTCCAGCATGAAGCCACTGCTGCTGCCCTCCGCAAGAAGCAGGCCGACAGTGTGGCTGAGCTGGGAGAGCAAATCGACAACCTCCAGCGTGTCAAGCAAAAGCTTGAGAAGGAGAAAAGTGAATACAAAATGGAGATTGATGATCTCTCTAGCAACATGGAGGCTGTTGCCAAAGCAAAGGTTGAAACTTAATTAAGGAATATATAAAGTGTTTTAGGGTTGCCAAAGATCTAATGACTTACTTGATTGCAGGCCAATCTAGAGAAGATGTGCCGCACCCTTGAGGACCAACTCAGTGAAATTAAGTCCAAGAATGATGAGAACCTTCGCCAGTTAAATGATCTCAGTGCTCAAAGAGCAAGACTTCAAACTgaaaatggtaaaaaaagaagaaaaaaaaaacattatctcaTTAAAATCAAACAATAATATTTAGCATTTAATTTCCTCCActatgaaaatataattattgttGTAAAATGTTGATCATCCATCGGTAGCATAAGATAagcaattattaaaatgtatcaatgtcCACTGATGATAATTTGAGATAATAAATGACACATTATTTTCTCATGGCATCAGTAAATAGTTTTatttgaactgaactgaactgacaTATATACAAAGTCACACATTGCATCTAAATCTTAAAAGGTGAGTTTGGCCGTCAGCTGGAGGAGAAGGAGGCTCTAATTTCTCAGCTCACTAGAGGCAAACAAGCTTTCACTCAACAAATTGAGGAGCTTAAGAGGCAGATTGAAGAGGAAGTTAAGGTAATATAATGTAATCATAGGGAACACATATTTGCCACTTACTGAACAACAAAGCTAACATCATCTAACTTGGTCTCCTAGGCCAAGAATGCTCTGGCCCATGCTGTGCAGTCAGCCCGTCATGACTGTGACCTGCTCCGTGAGCAGTTTGAGGAAGAGCAGGAGGAAAAGGCTGAGCTGCAGCGGGGAATGTCTAAGGCCAACAGTGAGGTTGCTCAGTGGAGAACCAAATACGAAACTGATGCCATCCAGTGCACAGAGGAGCTTGAAGAAGCCAAGTATGAATATCATAAGTGCTGAAAAACTCTTGTTAACATATGAAAATTCATGCATAATAAGATTAATGTTGACAAATTCTTAACAGAAAGAAGCTGGCTCAGCGTCTGCAAGAGGCAGAGGAACAAATTGAAGCAGTGAACTCCAAATGTGCCTCTCTGGAGAAGACCAAACAGAGACTCCAGGGTGAAATGGAGGACCTCATGATTGATGTGGAGAGAGCCAATGGCTTGGCTGCCAACCTTGACAAGAAGCAGAGGAACTTTGACAAGGTAACAATTTCACTCATTTTGTGATATGGTAATCCATCTCACCCGTTAAATTAAGTAATAATACGTAATAAACCCTGAAATGTCTCTACCCAAGGTCCTGGCAGAATGGAAGCAGAAGTATGAGGAAGGTCAGGCAGAGCTGGAAGGTGCCCAGAAAGAGGCTCGCTCACTCAGCACTGAGCTGTTCAAGATGAAGAACTCCTATGAGGAGAGTCTGGATCAGCTGGAGACACtcaagagagaaaacaaaattttGCAGCGTAATAATTAAATTGTTGATTGAATAATCACTACAATATGttaaagttttaataaaataatacaccATGACAGGAAATGTGTTAAAGCTTTTACCCTGGTTCATATTGTTCGGAAAGACGGGAAGCAGAGTAATATAATATAGTTCATTAGCATTACTGTAGCAAAAACCTTTAGAGTGCTTTAATGTTTTGTAGCAACTTCATGCagagatatatacagtatacatgtatatttaattaatttgctgTGTGGTTAGAGTTGTGTTTAAATCAgccatttaataaatgttttgaacaTGGTGCATCCAAAAAGTATTCAGTGCCGGAAgaattcattttataaaatgtctGTAATAATTCACAATATATGTACGGTTCATTGAAGGTAAAAAATATCTTCTTTCCATTTTATAGAGGAGATTTTTGATCTGACAGAGCAGTTAGGTGAGACTGGTAAAAGCATTCATGAGCTGGAAAAGGCCAAGAAGGCAGTGGAgactgagaagtctgagattcaGACCGCCCTGGAGGAGGCTGAAGTGAGTTCCTCAAAATGAATATGTCTTACTTACATTTTAGTTAGAGCCATTATTTAATAGTTTTCATAAACAATCTGTTCATGCATTTTTCATAGGGCACCCTTGAGCATGAAGAGTCCAAGATTCTTCGTGTCCAGCTTGAATTGAACCAGGTCAAAAGTGAGATCGACAGGAAGCTTGCAGAGAAGGATGAGGAGATTGAGCAGATCAAGAGGAACAGCCAAAGAGTCACTGAGTCCATGCAGAGCACTCTTGACTCTGAGGTCAGAAGCAGGAATGATGCCCTGAGAATCAAGAAGAAGATGGAGGGAGATCTTAATGAGATGGAGATTCAGCTGAGCCATTCCAATCGCCAGGCTGCTGAATCCCAGAAACAGCTAAGAAATGTTCAGGGACAACTCAAGGTATTGTCTTTCagttgtgtatgtatatgtatgaatataacagagtatgaagaaaaaaaatgaaaagcaaaaactCATCAAGGAACCCTTAAATATATGTTGTGTACAGGATGCCCAACTGCACCTTGACGATGCCCTGAGAGGACAGGAAGACATGAAGGAGCAGGTGGCCATGGTGGAGCGCAGAAACACTCTGATGCAGGCTGAGATTGAGGAGCTGAGAGCTGCTCTGGAGCAGACAGAGAGAGGCCGCAAAGTGGCTGAACAAGAGCTGGTGGACGCCAGTGAGCGTGTTGGACTCCTGCACTCTCAGGTAAGTTAttaggtattttatttattttttactttttacattgaaattaaGGCAATTCAAAGCATAgttaaaaaagacaataaaatatCTTATCAACTTTGTAGAACACAAGTCTTCTGAATACCAAGAAGAAGCTTGAATCTGACCTTGTTCAGATTCAGAGTGAAGTTGATGACACTGTACAGGAAGCCAGAAATGCAGAGGACAAGGCCAAGAAGGCCATCACTGATGTGAGTAATTGAAAACTCAAGGTTTCTCAAGAATCTGCACACTGAAATATTTAGACCTAATGAAAATTTGTGGAATTTGTGAATTCCAAAAGGCTGCAATGATGGCAGAAGAGCTCAAAAAGGAGCAGGACACCAGTGCTCACCTTGAGAGGATGAAGAAAAATGTGGAAGTCACAGTGAAGGACCTGCAGCACCGTCTGGATGAGGCTGAGAATCTGGCCATGAAGGGAGGAAAGAAACAACTTCAGAAACTGGAGTCCAGAGTAAGCTTGTCTTTTTTCAATGTTCATCATCTTGATGTGGGTAGAGTGAAACGTATGTTATGTCCTAacattgtactgtatattatattttggATTGTCAAAACAGATTTTCTTTAAGTTGAATGAGATgtaaaatatctgtttttttttaggtCCGTGAGCTTGAGACTGAAGTTGAGGGAGAACAGAAGCGTGGAGCTGATGCTGTTAAAGGTGTTCGCAAATATGAGAGGAGAGTGAAGGAGCTCACCTACCAggtacagaaaaaaaaatctcaggTGTAATTAATATCATTATCTTTCGAGTCTGATGTATGTGTATTTCCTGCAGACTGAGGAGGATAAGAAGAACATCAACAGACTGCAGGATCTGGTTGACAAGCTTCAGCTGAAGGTCAAGGCTTACAAGAGGCAGGCTGAAGAAGCTGTGAGTACCTCATTTAAGAATTATGATCATTTGAGATGTTTTGCTGTTGTGAGAGCTATGTACCTGACGTTGCAGGATGAACAAGCCAACACTCACCTGTCCAAATTGAGGAagtcgcagcatgagctggaggaGGCTGAGGAGCGTGCCGACATTGCTGAATCTCAGGTCAACAAGCTCAGAGCCAAGAGCCGTGATTCTGGAAaggtaatttttatttaattttttttcaagtgCATGCATTTTCAAATTTCAACCACAAAtgtatagttacatttaaatggctcattcattttctttaatactaatacattttctcACTATCTTTTTTTTCAAGGGCAAAGAGGCAGCTGAGTGAAAACCATGTATACCTCTGAAATTGTGAAATTAATACTGAATAAAGCTAGAAATGCAACAGCTTTTCTTAAATGTTCTTTATTGATTTTTCTTGATTTAGAGTGAAAGTTGTTTTTGAGCTAAATACTCAAGAGAACTTTGAGGTTCTCTTTATATTGGGCTGTACATTTTCCATACTAGCAACATTAGCCTTTATCCAAAGTGAAACATTTAAATGATATGATACTGTATATCACAAAACTACCACAAAAATGTTGTAAATATTAAAGCTAAATCACATGAACACAAATTTTATATCTTTTGAATTAaatgtgaatttaaccatgtctCTCTGATGAAACGCCACCCTTTTAGGCACTGGGTAATGCTAAGCTAATTATTAGCTTAAAAGAATAGGTAAAGCGTTAAATAATAAAAGTTTATATTAGTGATTACAACATAGAAATACTGAAAAGGAGAACATTGTTCACTTGCTTTTAGCATGTGTGACAGCCAGTCATATTTCTGCTTGCCATCCTCTGCAGGTAAAGATGATAACGATGTAATGATTGATGGCATtaacttaatattttttttgccattatgGATACTACGGTCTCAATTagtaaaacatcatattattCTGATATGATATAGAAATCAACTGCCAAGTTTGGTGGTATGAACTAATGCAaggttttctcattgctgacgtGTGAGCAGACTTCAGTTTATGACACACGATCAAAAGTCATTGGGAGGAAATTATTAGAACATGGATTCAAGTAAAttcaagaattttttttatttatatagcacttttcacaacacacattttttacatttacatttatttatttagcagatgcttttatccaaaccaAATTACAAAATGAGGAATGATACCATATAAGCGATTCATCTTTAAGAGATAGTTCGCCCAAGAATGAAAATGATCAGAGTCGCGTGGCGCCATGTGAGGTTCAGACGCGTGAATggcaagctctgtgcactttgctagttttaatactttttgtgccATAAACCAGTGATAGACAACCAGACATTTTGTCAAAGAATTCagaatcctcgggctctggagacattaaaagacacttgcgTGCTCATGCTGAAGCCCCTGAGCAGCAGGCGGAAAGCCCAGGACTCAATTTGACCATTGATGTGAAAGAGACTCAGCGTCaactgttgaacatgtcggcaat from Xyrauchen texanus isolate HMW12.3.18 chromosome 3, RBS_HiC_50CHRs, whole genome shotgun sequence includes these protein-coding regions:
- the LOC127630375 gene encoding myosin heavy chain, fast skeletal muscle-like; the encoded protein is MSTDAEMAVYGKAAIYLRKPEKERIEAQNKPFDAKSACYVVDVKDLYVKGTIKSRVGGKVTVTLLDTKEERVAKEDDVHPMNPPKYDKIEDMAMMTHLNEPSVLYNLKERYAAWMIYTYSGLFCATVNPYKWLPVYDPEVVAAYRGKKRMEAPPHIFSVSDNAYQSMLTDRENQSVLITGESGAGKTVNTKRVIQYFATVAVVGDKKKDQVPGKMQGSLEDQIIAANPLLEAYGNAKTVRNDNSSRFGKFIRIHFGSTGKLARADIETYLLEKSRVTFQLPDERGYHIFYQMMTNHKPELIEMTLITTNPYDFPMCSQGQITVASIDDKEELVATDTAIDILGFSNEEKMGIYKFTGAVLHHGNMKFKQKQREEQAEPDGTEEADKVAYLMGLNSADMLKALCYPRVKVGNEFVTKGQTVPQVYNSVSALAKSVYERMFLWMVIRINQMLDTKQARQFFIGVLDIAGFEIFDYNSMEQLCINFTNEKLQQFFNHHMFVLEQEEYKKEGIIWEFIDFGMDLAACIELIEKPMGIFSILEEECMFPKATDTSFKNKLYDQHLGKNQAFQKPKPGKGKAEAHFSLVHYAGTVDYNIVGWLDKNKDPLNESVVQLYQKSSVKLLATLYPPVVEDTGKKGGKKKGGSMQTVSSQFRENLGKLMTNLRSTHPHFVRCLIPNESKTPGLMENFLVIHQLRCNGVLEGIRICRKGFPSRILYGDFKQRYKVLNASVIPEGQFMDNKKASEKLLGSIDVNHEEYRFGHTKVFFKAGLLGTLEEMRDEKLAALVTMTQALCRGYLMRREFVKMTERRDAIYTIQYNIRSFMNVKHWPWMKVYYKIKPLLKSAETEKELSNMKEDFTKCKEDLAKAEAKKKELEEKMVSLLQEKNDLQLQVASEGENLSDAEERCEGLIKSKIQLEAKLKETTERLEDEEEINAELTAKKRKLEDECSELKKDIDDLDLTLAKVEKEKHATENKVKNLTEEMAGQDESLAKLTKEKKALQEAHQQTLDDLQTEEDKVNTLTKAKTKLEQQVDDLEGSLEQEKKLRMDLERAKRKLQGDLKLAQESIMDLENDKQQSDEKLKKKDFETSQLLSKIEDEQSLGAQLQKKIKELQARIEELEEEIEAERAARAKVEKQRSDLSRELEEISERLEEAGGATAAQIEMNKKREAEFQKLRRDLEEATLQHEATAAALRKKQADSVAELGEQIDNLQRVKQKLEKEKSEYKMEIDDLSSNMEAVAKAKANLEKMCRTLEDQLSEIKSKNDENLRQLNDLSAQRARLQTENGEFGRQLEEKEALISQLTRGKQAFTQQIEELKRQIEEEVKAKNALAHAVQSARHDCDLLREQFEEEQEEKAELQRGMSKANSEVAQWRTKYETDAIQCTEELEEAKKKLAQRLQEAEEQIEAVNSKCASLEKTKQRLQGEMEDLMIDVERANGLAANLDKKQRNFDKVLAEWKQKYEEGQAELEGAQKEARSLSTELFKMKNSYEESLDQLETLKRENKILQQEIFDLTEQLGETGKSIHELEKAKKAVETEKSEIQTALEEAEGTLEHEESKILRVQLELNQVKSEIDRKLAEKDEEIEQIKRNSQRVTESMQSTLDSEVRSRNDALRIKKKMEGDLNEMEIQLSHSNRQAAESQKQLRNVQGQLKDAQLHLDDALRGQEDMKEQVAMVERRNTLMQAEIEELRAALEQTERGRKVAEQELVDASERVGLLHSQNTSLLNTKKKLESDLVQIQSEVDDTVQEARNAEDKAKKAITDAAMMAEELKKEQDTSAHLERMKKNVEVTVKDLQHRLDEAENLAMKGGKKQLQKLESRVRELETEVEGEQKRGADAVKGVRKYERRVKELTYQTEEDKKNINRLQDLVDKLQLKVKAYKRQAEEADEQANTHLSKLRKSQHELEEAEERADIAESQVNKLRAKSRDSGKGKEAAE